From the Chitinophaga lutea genome, the window CTGGAGGCGGTTCGGTGCTCAGTACATCAAGCCCGGCGCCTGCCAGCTGGCCTGCATTCAGCGCATTGGCCAGATCGCTTTCGTTGATCAGCGGCCCGCGGCTGGTATTGATGAGGAATGCCGAAGGTTTCATGGTAGCGAGCAGCGCGGCATTGACGAACTCCCTGTTCTGCTCGTTCAACGGGCAGTGCAGCGACACCACGTCCCCATACCGGAAACAGGCCGTCTGGTCGGTGAACGTGACGCCTTCCATTTTGTCGCGTTCCGGGTGTTTATGGCTCACGATCACCTGCATGCCGAACGCCATCGCAATTCGGGCAACGGCCTGGCCGATTTGCCCGAACCCGATGATGGCAAAGGTTTTACCCTGCAGTTCCGTCAAAGGTTGTTTCCAGTAACTGAAATCGGGATTCTGTGCCCACTCTCCTTGCCGTACGCTTGTTGCATGCACCCCAACGCCCTGCACCAGTTCCAGCAACAGCGCAAACGTAAGCTGGGCCACAGAGGCCGTGCTGTAAGCCGGCACGTTGCAGACGGTGATGCCACGGCCATGCGCCGCTTTTACATCCACCACGTTATACCCGGTAGCCATGACCCCGATGTAACGGAGCGAAGGCGATTGCAGGATGGTATCTGCAGATACCAGCGCCTTGTTGGTTAAAACAATGTCGGCGTTTTGCGTCCGTTCTCCCACCAGGGCGGCGGGCGTACGGTCATAAACAGTCACGTTTCCAAGGGTT encodes:
- a CDS encoding D-2-hydroxyacid dehydrogenase codes for the protein MNIVVLDGYALNPGDLSWAALETLGNVTVYDRTPAALVGERTQNADIVLTNKALVSADTILQSPSLRYIGVMATGYNVVDVKAAHGRGITVCNVPAYSTASVAQLTFALLLELVQGVGVHATSVRQGEWAQNPDFSYWKQPLTELQGKTFAIIGFGQIGQAVARIAMAFGMQVIVSHKHPERDKMEGVTFTDQTACFRYGDVVSLHCPLNEQNREFVNAALLATMKPSAFLINTSRGPLINESDLANALNAGQLAGAGLDVLSTEPPPVNHPLFSARNCLITPHIAWATVEARKRLMAKTVSNVKAFLEGRPENVVKG